One window of the Candidatus Effluviviaceae Genus V sp. genome contains the following:
- a CDS encoding MBL fold metallo-hydrolase — GEPVEDGQTWKVGRLRLEALHTPGHTPGHMAYLLKDPDGEPWVVFTGDSLFAGDLGRVDLLGAERKDELAGLMYDTVHERLLPLGDGVIVCPAHGEGSVCGSSISERTWTTIGLERRLNPKLGFASRDEFIEQVAVMGERPPYFRRMERWNLEGAPLLGRMPTPSALSAGEFAGRSEGAVVLDTRTELAFGSAHVPGAQSLWLGGLASFAGWYLPYDRPLLLVGRGDGLEEEVRGLLRIGYDDVAGYLSGGMLTWHTAGKASARIRTHTVQDVCSYLDGGHELEILDVRSDRELETGGRIPGARHVHVTQVPERLDDIPKGERTLHVFCGSGLRSMVAASYLARRGWDDLAVILGGLSGWKSTTCPVEL; from the coding sequence CGGCGAGCCGGTGGAGGACGGTCAGACCTGGAAGGTCGGGCGGCTCCGTCTCGAAGCGCTCCACACGCCGGGGCACACGCCCGGACACATGGCGTACCTGCTCAAGGACCCCGACGGAGAGCCGTGGGTCGTCTTCACGGGGGACTCGCTCTTCGCGGGCGACCTGGGGCGCGTCGATCTCCTCGGTGCGGAGCGGAAGGACGAGCTGGCCGGGCTCATGTACGACACGGTCCACGAGAGACTCCTGCCGCTGGGCGACGGTGTGATCGTCTGCCCGGCGCACGGGGAGGGGTCGGTCTGCGGAAGCTCGATTTCCGAGCGGACGTGGACGACCATCGGTCTCGAACGGCGGCTTAACCCGAAGCTCGGTTTCGCAAGCCGCGACGAGTTCATCGAGCAGGTCGCAGTCATGGGGGAGCGTCCGCCGTACTTCCGGCGGATGGAGCGGTGGAACCTCGAGGGAGCGCCGCTCCTCGGGCGTATGCCCACGCCGTCGGCCCTGTCGGCGGGCGAGTTCGCTGGGCGCTCGGAAGGTGCGGTCGTCCTCGACACACGGACCGAGCTCGCGTTCGGCTCGGCGCACGTGCCGGGCGCGCAGTCGCTCTGGCTCGGAGGACTCGCGAGCTTCGCGGGCTGGTATCTGCCGTACGACCGGCCGCTTCTGCTGGTCGGCCGAGGCGACGGATTGGAGGAGGAGGTCCGGGGGCTTCTCCGTATCGGCTACGACGACGTGGCGGGGTATCTCTCCGGCGGAATGCTCACGTGGCACACGGCCGGGAAGGCGAGCGCGCGCATCCGGACCCACACCGTTCAGGACGTCTGCTCGTACCTCGACGGCGGGCACGAACTCGAGATCCTCGACGTCAGAAGCGACCGGGAACTCGAGACGGGAGGGAGGATTCCCGGTGCCCGGCATGTTCACGTGACGCAGGTTCCGGAGCGTCTGGATGACATCCCGAAGGGTGAGAGGACGCTGCACGTCTTCTGCGGAAGCGGGCTCCGATCGATGGTGGCGGCGAGCTACCTGGCCCGCAGGGGATGGGACGATCTTGCGGTCATCCTGGGAGGGCTCTCAGGATGGAAGTCGACGACGTGTCCGGTTGAACTCTAG
- a CDS encoding CBS domain-containing protein produces MHRGFEVGRLFGIRIRIDWSWLIIFTLITWSLGASFSEMHPGWSTATAWSVALVAAFLFFGSVLAHELAHSLFARSRGVPVRVITLFLFGGVSNIERDPDTPRSEFIMAILGPLTSLVIGGVLLLLASLMAASSPGSLEDPVAFVEGLSPVTTVLIWLGSVNVFLAVFNMVPGFPLDGGRVLRSALWAATGDLVRATRYASFVGQGVAWLLILMGIAMVFGIRVPIFGSGFGGLWLAFIGWFLHNAATRSYQQIVVRDILEGVLVKRMAISNPPTVSPDATVEALVHDHIMQTDDHAFPVMDGEAFVGLVTLGDVRSVDRSEWPSKRVREIMTPSNELDSVTPDTDAATALMKLVGKDVRQLPVVDDGSLVGLLRRRDLMRWLQFHSDRGLHEGMTRSGQGGR; encoded by the coding sequence ATGCACAGAGGATTCGAGGTCGGCCGGCTCTTCGGTATCCGCATCCGGATCGACTGGAGCTGGCTCATCATCTTCACGCTGATCACCTGGAGCCTCGGGGCGTCGTTCTCCGAGATGCACCCCGGGTGGTCGACCGCGACAGCGTGGAGCGTCGCCCTTGTCGCGGCGTTCCTCTTCTTCGGCTCGGTCCTGGCGCACGAGCTGGCGCACTCGCTCTTCGCCAGGTCCCGTGGGGTGCCCGTCCGCGTCATCACGCTGTTCCTGTTCGGAGGGGTCTCGAACATCGAGCGCGATCCCGACACGCCCAGGTCGGAGTTCATCATGGCCATCCTGGGGCCCCTGACGAGCCTCGTGATCGGCGGCGTCCTGCTCCTTCTGGCGTCGCTCATGGCGGCCTCGTCGCCGGGTTCCCTCGAGGACCCGGTCGCGTTCGTGGAGGGCCTGAGCCCTGTCACGACGGTGCTCATCTGGCTCGGCTCCGTCAACGTCTTCCTGGCCGTCTTCAACATGGTTCCGGGGTTCCCGCTCGACGGCGGCCGCGTGCTGCGGTCCGCCCTCTGGGCGGCGACCGGCGACCTCGTCAGGGCGACACGGTACGCGTCGTTCGTCGGCCAGGGGGTCGCGTGGCTCCTGATCCTGATGGGCATCGCTATGGTCTTCGGCATCCGGGTGCCCATCTTCGGGTCCGGATTCGGCGGACTGTGGCTCGCCTTCATCGGGTGGTTCCTCCACAACGCCGCAACCAGGAGCTACCAGCAGATCGTCGTGCGCGACATACTCGAGGGGGTGCTCGTCAAGCGGATGGCGATATCCAACCCGCCGACCGTCTCGCCCGATGCGACCGTCGAGGCTCTGGTGCACGACCACATCATGCAGACCGACGACCACGCGTTTCCCGTGATGGACGGGGAGGCGTTCGTCGGCCTGGTGACGCTCGGAGATGTACGGTCGGTCGACCGCTCGGAATGGCCATCGAAGCGCGTCAGGGAGATCATGACGCCGTCGAACGAACTCGATTCAGTGACACCGGATACCGACGCAGCGACCGCGCTCATGAAACTCGTGGGGAAGGACGTCCGTCAGCTTCCCGTCGTCGACGACGGCAGCCTGGTGGGACTGCTGAGACGCCGCGACCTCATGCGGTGGCTCCAGTTCCACTCGGACAGGGGTCTCCACGAGGGAATGACGCGCTCCGGACAGGGAGGGCGATGA
- a CDS encoding glycosyltransferase gives MPGVFRLNTIDDYGEFIGTEAVERIREKAERLSGAHVANVNSTYYGGGVAELLSSLTLLMNSAGIQTGWRVIQGSPDFFSITKKMHNALHGADINLSKRKKTIYEHVVYGNSMRNHLDHDYVIVHDPQPLPMIRHHEKKGPWIWRCHLDLQSPNEEVWSYLEPFIEDYDAVVLSLEDYRRDLETPQVFMMPALDPFSIKNRVLSENEKDERLEHYDIPSDRPIVSQISRFDRWKDPEGVIEAFKKASRDVDATLVLLGNVATDDPEGDRVYQSLLDERSDRIIILSQQDSALVNALQCRSTVVVQKSIREGFGLTVTEAMWKGTPVIGGNCGGIRNQITDGENGYLVESVDETAERIVELVRDPEKAAEMGRAAKETVTERFLLTRLLEEYLDLMNGFETRYILGSEGAS, from the coding sequence GTGCCAGGCGTATTCAGACTGAACACGATCGACGACTACGGCGAGTTCATCGGGACCGAGGCGGTCGAGAGGATCCGCGAGAAGGCGGAGAGACTCTCGGGCGCACACGTCGCCAACGTGAACTCCACCTACTACGGCGGGGGCGTCGCCGAGCTCCTGTCGTCCCTGACCCTCCTCATGAACAGCGCCGGCATCCAGACGGGCTGGCGCGTCATCCAGGGTTCGCCCGATTTCTTCAGCATCACCAAGAAGATGCACAACGCTCTCCACGGGGCGGACATCAACCTCTCGAAGCGCAAGAAGACGATCTATGAGCACGTGGTCTACGGCAACTCGATGCGGAACCACCTGGACCACGACTACGTCATCGTCCACGACCCGCAGCCGCTTCCAATGATCCGGCATCACGAGAAGAAGGGCCCGTGGATCTGGCGGTGCCACCTCGACCTCCAGTCGCCGAACGAGGAGGTCTGGAGCTACCTCGAGCCGTTCATCGAGGACTACGATGCGGTGGTCCTGAGCCTCGAGGACTACCGGCGCGACCTCGAGACACCGCAGGTCTTCATGATGCCGGCCCTCGACCCGTTCTCCATCAAGAACCGCGTGCTCTCCGAGAACGAAAAGGACGAGCGGCTCGAACACTACGACATCCCGTCCGACAGACCGATCGTCTCGCAGATCTCGCGGTTCGACCGCTGGAAGGACCCCGAGGGCGTCATCGAGGCCTTCAAGAAGGCGAGCCGGGATGTCGACGCAACGCTGGTTCTGCTCGGGAACGTCGCGACGGACGACCCGGAAGGCGACCGCGTCTACCAGTCGCTCCTCGATGAGCGGTCCGACCGCATCATCATCCTGAGCCAGCAGGACTCCGCGCTCGTCAACGCGCTCCAGTGTCGCTCGACCGTCGTCGTCCAGAAGTCGATCCGCGAGGGCTTCGGCCTCACGGTCACCGAGGCGATGTGGAAGGGGACGCCGGTCATCGGAGGCAACTGCGGCGGCATCCGCAACCAGATCACGGATGGCGAGAACGGCTATCTGGTCGAGTCGGTCGACGAGACCGCCGAGCGGATCGTGGAGCTCGTGCGCGACCCGGAGAAGGCCGCGGAGATGGGACGGGCCGCGAAGGAGACCGTCACGGAGCGGTTCCTCCTGACGCGCCTTCTCGAGGAGTACCTCGATCTGATGAACGGGTTCGAGACCCGCTACATTCTCGGGTCGGAGGGGGCATCGTGA
- a CDS encoding hydroxyacid dehydrogenase — translation MRIVVFEVEDWERDAFAGLREGGHELELVPEPLDAENAAEHADAEVVSTFIYSDLSEKVLRKLPSLRLVATRSTGYDHVALDHCAEHGIAVANVPEYGCHAVAEHVFALLLTISHRIADAIDRTRKGDFSMKGLVGFDLRGRTLGVVGTGSIGRCVIKIAGGFSMPVLAFDVNPDEAYAREAGFEYVELDELLRRSDVVTLHVPANKATHHLLSAREFEQMKEGAVLINTSRGSVIDTAELLRALTEGAVSAAGLDVLAEEPTIREEAELLRSIYRKEHDLETLFADHMLMHLRNVFVTPHTAFNTKEAVETIVRTTMDNIRAFAEGEPRNIVNQ, via the coding sequence GTGAGAATCGTGGTATTCGAGGTCGAGGACTGGGAGCGGGACGCCTTCGCCGGACTGCGTGAGGGCGGGCACGAGCTCGAGCTCGTGCCGGAGCCGCTGGACGCTGAGAACGCGGCCGAGCACGCGGACGCCGAGGTCGTGTCGACCTTCATCTACTCCGACTTGTCGGAGAAGGTCCTCAGGAAGCTCCCGTCGCTCCGGCTTGTGGCGACGCGTTCGACCGGTTACGACCATGTCGCGCTCGACCACTGTGCCGAGCACGGCATCGCCGTCGCGAACGTCCCCGAGTACGGGTGTCACGCGGTGGCGGAGCACGTCTTCGCGCTTCTGCTCACGATCAGTCACCGGATCGCCGATGCCATCGACCGGACGCGGAAGGGCGACTTCTCAATGAAGGGGCTGGTCGGCTTCGACCTCCGGGGCAGGACGCTCGGCGTTGTGGGGACCGGCAGCATCGGGCGGTGCGTCATCAAGATCGCCGGCGGGTTCTCCATGCCCGTCCTGGCCTTCGACGTGAACCCCGACGAGGCGTACGCGCGGGAGGCCGGGTTCGAGTACGTGGAGCTCGACGAGCTTCTGAGGCGGTCTGACGTCGTCACGCTCCACGTCCCGGCGAACAAGGCGACGCACCACCTGCTCTCCGCGCGCGAGTTCGAACAGATGAAAGAGGGGGCGGTCCTCATCAACACCTCGCGCGGCAGCGTCATCGATACGGCGGAGCTCCTGAGGGCTCTGACGGAGGGGGCGGTGTCGGCGGCGGGGCTCGACGTGCTCGCCGAGGAACCGACGATCCGTGAGGAGGCGGAGCTCCTGCGCTCCATCTACCGGAAGGAGCACGACCTCGAGACGCTCTTCGCCGACCACATGCTGATGCACCTCAGGAACGTGTTCGTGACGCCGCACACGGCGTTCAACACGAAGGAGGCTGTGGAGACCATCGTGCGGACGACCATGGACAACATCCGGGCATTTGCGGAGGGCGAGCCCCGGAACATCGTGAACCAGTGA
- the gap gene encoding type I glyceraldehyde-3-phosphate dehydrogenase, with amino-acid sequence MARIAVNGMGRIGRALVKMVLDEPSLELVAMNDLVSAENIAYLLRYDTVYGRFDRPVEHGDKELVIEGTSYPLHSEKDPAELPWKELNVDIVFESTGVFTKREDLEKHIEAGARHALLSAPSKSEDVTTIVHGVNTPEGKPQIMSCASCTTNCITPVVEVMGRRIGFTKAIMTTIHAYTASQGIVDGPHKKMRRGRAGAANFVPTSTGAAIAATKALPQYEGLFDGVAVRAPIPVGSIADLVFLTGRKTTAEEVNDAFREEAASDRYLGILGASDDELVSSDIVGDDRASIVDLGMTRVVDGDLVKIMAWYDNEWGYARQMIREAVRIAGS; translated from the coding sequence ATGGCACGGATCGCAGTGAACGGCATGGGGCGCATCGGACGGGCGCTCGTCAAGATGGTCCTGGACGAGCCTTCCCTCGAGCTCGTCGCGATGAACGACCTCGTGTCCGCGGAGAACATCGCGTATCTCCTGAGGTACGACACCGTCTACGGACGCTTCGACCGTCCGGTCGAGCACGGCGACAAGGAGCTGGTGATCGAAGGGACGAGCTACCCGCTCCACTCTGAGAAGGACCCCGCGGAGCTCCCATGGAAGGAACTGAACGTCGACATCGTCTTCGAGTCGACAGGGGTCTTCACGAAGCGGGAGGACCTCGAGAAGCACATCGAGGCCGGCGCGCGGCACGCTCTACTGTCGGCGCCCTCGAAGAGCGAGGACGTCACCACGATCGTCCACGGCGTCAACACGCCCGAGGGCAAGCCGCAGATCATGTCGTGCGCGAGCTGCACGACGAACTGCATCACGCCTGTCGTCGAGGTGATGGGGCGACGCATCGGCTTCACGAAGGCGATCATGACCACCATCCACGCCTACACGGCGAGCCAGGGCATCGTCGACGGACCGCACAAGAAGATGCGGCGGGGGCGCGCGGGCGCCGCGAACTTCGTGCCCACCTCGACCGGCGCTGCGATCGCCGCGACGAAGGCGCTTCCACAGTACGAGGGGCTCTTCGACGGCGTCGCCGTGCGCGCTCCCATTCCCGTGGGCTCGATCGCGGACCTCGTCTTCCTGACCGGCCGGAAGACGACCGCCGAGGAGGTGAACGACGCGTTCCGGGAGGAGGCCGCGAGCGACCGCTACCTCGGCATCCTCGGCGCGTCCGACGACGAACTGGTCTCGTCGGACATCGTCGGAGACGACCGCGCTTCCATCGTCGACCTGGGCATGACCCGCGTCGTCGATGGCGACCTTGTGAAGATCATGGCGTGGTACGACAACGAGTGGGGCTACGCGCGGCAGATGATCCGCGAGGCCGTGAGGATCGCGGGGAGCTGA